The Collibacillus ludicampi region CACATCTTTGTTAAAGCAGGAACCTATTCGCCGTTACCAACGTAAGAGACGGAATATTCCCTCTTCCATAGATCCGTTGATCTTTTCGATCTTTCTTTATGATGGTAATCGTACGATCTCCCAAGAAAATATCTTTTAGAAGGAAAAGGTTAGTGAAAGTGTCAATACTGAGCGGTCGTTCACAAATACTAGAAAAGGAAAACGTCAATTTTTTGTAATCAAGATAGCCCCTCATGCTACAATCGGCGCAGCTATCAGTGGATGAAAAGTTTCTTGCGCAGGAAGAGAAGTATAAGACTATCTTAAGAAACAGAGTGGCTTTTGGGTGGGTGTATCGCTTTGCAGCGCAGAGGTGAGTTGAAGGTCGTTCCGCAACGTCTGTAAAGAATCAGGGCGGAACGACCTTCATCGAACCCAAGTGCAAAGCGATACACCCACACAAGCACTCTTTTTCAAGAGCCACCAAAGCGCTAGTTTTCATGATACAAAGCTCTCCCCTACTCGACCATTGGGGGCGGGTTACTTTTGCCGCGGGTGATAGGTTGCTTTTTGCCAAGGAGTATATGGATAAATCCCGATCACCAACGAATGAGATCCCCTTTTTTTATTTCGCCGTTTAACGCTTGACGCACTAATTGGTCGTCAAAAATTTGCGTGGGTACTCCCGTTTTCACATTGACGACTTGGACGGCCCCGTTCGAAACGGATACAACTTCGTATTCGGACGAAAAAATATGTGAAATATCCCCCTTGAGAAAAAACAGGAGAGCTAGGCCGATCGCTAGGAAAGCCCAAATATTTTTCTTCATAAAAATTGCTCCTCCTTCTATGAAACTACGTATATCTATTCGTAGTGTATGGACAATCCCTGCAACACATTCCACCAAGTCTATCGGACATCTTCCAAAAAATAAATTGTCAATGGAAACCCGTCATAGAATCATGACCTTATGGTAGACTGATAGATAAATGAAACGTAAAAGGTGAATGATGTGACTGAATGGTACCAAGAACCGTTTCTCCTGTTTGATTTCGCTGATGGACAAAAGGGGCCGGAACGCATCATTTTTTCGGATCCCGTCAAAGTCATCGAGGCCCATTGTGTAGAGGAAGTCGTCCCGGCGATACAATCGGTACAAGAAGGAGTGCAAGCCGGATATTATGCGGTCGGCTATATCGCATATGAAGCGGCACCGGCTTTCGATCCCGCATTCGTTGTTCGCGAGGGGACGGAACTCCCTCTGTTATGGTTCGGATTATTCCGTGAACCGCAACGGTCAGTGCGCATCGAAACGGAAGGGGAATATCACCTGACAGACTGGCAACCTTCGATCAGCCAGGATGCATACAATCGCCACATTCAAATCATAAGGGATGCGATTTCCCGCGGAGAAACGTATCAAGTGAACTACACGATGCGGCTTCGTGCGGCGTTTGAAAAAGATGACCTTGCGTTTTATCATCGTCTGCTTGCCGCTCAACAGGCGAACTATTCCGCATATCTGAACCTCGGGCGCTTTCGTATTCTCTCCGCTTCCCCTGAGCTGTTCTTTCGCAGAGAGGGAGATCGAATCATCACGAAACCGATGAAAGGAACGGCCAAGCGCGGGCGATTTTGGGAAGAGGATCAGAAACAGCGGGAATGGTTGGCACATTCGGAGAAAAATCAGGCTGAAAATCTCATGATTGTGGACTTGCTGCGCAACGATTTGGCAAGAATCGCAGAGACCGGTTCTGTGGAAGTACCGCATCTTTTTGAGATTGAACGTTATCCGACCGTCTTTCAGATGACATCGACCGTCACGGCCAAAGTTCCTCCGCATGTCACATTGCGAGATATTTTTTCCGTCCTGTTTCCGTGCGGTTCGATCACCGGGGCGCCGAAAGTGAAGACGATGGAGTGGATCGCCGAATTGGAAGATTCCCCGCGTGGCGTCTATTGCGGAACGATCGGTTTTGTCAAACCGAATGGGGATGCCGTTTTCAATGTGGCGATCCGTACAGTCGTCGTTGATAAACAGAAAGGAACGGCGGAATATGGAGTAGGCGGAGGTATCACGTACGATTCAACGGCGGAAGGCGAGTATCTGGAAGCTCTGGCGAAAGCGGCATTACTGACGGAACAATGGCCCGCATTCGAATTACTGGAAACCATGCGGTTGGAAAACGGCGAATATCAGCTGTTGGAACGGCATTTGCAGCGTCTGTGCGCTTCCGCGAATTATTTTCAAATCCCGCTCAACCTTGCAGACATTCGCGAGACTTTAAAACAGCATGTGCGCCAGTATCCGAATGAAAAGCGTCGCGTCCGCTTGCTCGTGTCCCAAAAAGGGGAGGCGCGCGTCGAAAGCACGGGTTTGCAAGAGTTGCATCAAGATTCGATGCCCGTCCGTATCGCGGGTACACCGGTTTCCACAAAGGATCGTTTTCTCTATCATAAAACGACGCACCGTACGATGTACGATGTACGCCGCAAAGAACACGGCGATGTGTTTGACGTTTTATTGCGAAACGAACAAGGCGAAATCACGGAATTTACGATGGGAAATATTGTCGTAGAAATCAACGGTCAAAAGTGGACACCTCCTCGCGAGTGCGGGTTGCTCGCTGGAACGTTACGTGCGGAATTGCTCGAGAGAGGAGAGATTCAAGAGCGAGTGATCACTCTCTCCGATCTGAAGCGGGCCGAGAAGGTCTGGTTCATCAACAGTGTGCGCGGTTGGGTGCCCGTACATTTTGTTTCAGATGTTCAATAACATCAATAACATACAAAAAAAACGCCATCTGATACAAACGAGTATCATTTGGCGTTTTTTGCGTGCGAGCCTTGCTTGTCCTTTTTTTCACATGATCTTATAGGCGGAATCGCATAAATTATCAGACTTCTATAGGCCTACTCTGCCTTCTCAAGACTGTTCCACAAGTAAATCTCGCCGCGGTCTACTCCGGGATCCCACTTGACATGAACATAGACACCGTCGGTTTTAATGACTTCTCCCTTATCATTCGTGCCCTGCACACGGACGCGATCCCCTTTCCAAAAGAGTCGAGGTTTTAGTTCATCAAAATAACGCAGTGCATGTCTTTTCATGGTACGAAACTCCTTTCCAGTTCACGAAAATTCTATGAAAACATTTTTATTACAAATGGGCTACTGATTTGTAGTATAGAACAAAAGTAGACAGAAGTCGACATGCTTCACAAAATTTTCAGTTTTATCATAGTATTATTATTCGTTATAAAAATATCCTGTATTTCCCAGTCAAATAAAACAGTATTCTTATAGATAACTGTTACATTACTTTTTAAAGTATGGTAGGATACAAGGCGAGACGACTGTACGGAGGTATGCATCATGCAACGGGCGCTGATGGGAGAACAGGAGATTCTTCTTTGTGACCCACGGTGGGACGGTAAGCGAGAAGAATTAAAAGCTTGGGACAAAGAAGGACTCTTTTCCTGTCCATATTGCGGTTTGCCATTAACGCTCGTATGGGGAACGGTCAGATTTCGTCATTTTCGTCATCCTAGCGGCAATCTGTGCATGATTTCAAAGAACGAGCCTGAAACAAGGGAACATATTCTCGGCAAAATGAGACTGTACGAACAAGCGGTTCGCTGGTTTCCGCAAGCCCTTCGGATTGAAATGGAGTATCGCCTGCCCAATGGAGAGCGAATCGCTGATGTTTATGTTGAGGATCGGGATGGACGTGCCTACGTTTTCGAGTACCAAAGAGTGAGGATTCCGGAGAAGGAGTTCCTGGAACGCAGGGCATCCTATCGGCAGATGGGTGTATGCGACATCTGGGTTTTCGGTGAAAACCTGTTGCAAAACAAAGGGCACCAGCGAGATCGTAATGGCAAGAAAACACCGGTTGAATGGTTTTCGTTTGATGGAATGATACGTGCCGCTCTTGATCCGGCACCTTTCGAATGGATCTATGCAGCGCTCGTAAGGGAAGAATTCGGAAAGTACACCGAGATTCTCGGGAGTCTAAGCTTCTATGATCCGAACGAAGATTGCTTTACCCTTTTGCGCGGGGTTTTTCCGCGTCAAGGCTCATCCGTGATTTACGGCGCCTATCGCTCTTGGTCAACGGCGCTAACGCATATCGATTGGAAAGACGGTTTGATGTTGAAAGAAGACTGTCTGTTTCTAAAAGAAAATAGGGAACATGCTCGCATGCTTCTAGAGAAACAGAAGTACATGATGGATCAAGAAGAAACAGCACGCCAACAACAGATCCGGCTCCATCAGCAAGCGCTTGCCGCCCCCGAGCAGGTATGGTGCGAACGTGTAAACGAACGGTATGGTTATGATCTGTTTCATCGATATGCGGCTTCCCGTCAACTTGCCATCCAGACGGAACGGGTACGTGCTTTTAAATGCCAGCCCGATTCCATACCTGTGGCACGTAGCATATGGGAAAGTTTGCGAAAGGAAGTTTCTGTCGAGAAGATTTGGTCTCCCTTTTTCAATCTGCCGGTTGCCAATGACATTGTCTTTCAAGTCCCGCGTTTCATCTGGCAGATGTTACTTTACGTCCGTTTGATTCACGAACGAAGCGGGAAATCGTTCTCTTTCCGGCAGGTGCAAGAATTGTTACGTGACAGCGGTATCGTGTATGCATTGGACATCGGGTTTAAGATCACTCTCACCGCTTCGGCGAGACGACTGGCGGAAAAGAACCGAAACTCCATACAACGTTACGTGCACCCGGAACATTATGTCCTGCTGGATTACCTCGATGTTCTATGTTTTCTCGGTGTATTGCAGAAGAAAGCATCCACATACCAGGACGGCTATTGGAAATACCGCGTGGTTCGCGATCATATGCCAGTCTTGCAAAAAAAGGAGTTGGAACACGCCCGTGCGCTCGTGCTCATAGGCCGAGCCAACCCGCAAAAACCGCTTTGGGATCCGGTGTTAGATCAACCAATCGGCAACTATGTAGAAATGTTCGGTTCTGTAAACGGAGGATGAAATGGTTTCTTAGGTGGTGGGGATACCTCTATGTAGCGAGGGAGTGACCTTGAAAGTCGTCTCACTTCCTTGTGACGTTAAAGGGTATATGCTTTGCGCGTAATAGCGACTTTGGAGGTCGTCTCGCAACAACTAAACATATTCCAAGCGAGACGGCCTCCACGGAGCATGAGCGCAAAGCATATGCCTCAATGACGACCTTCATCGAACCCAAGCGCAAAGCGATACACCCACCCAAGCAAAAGTTTTCAAAGTAGCATCCGAGTCATAAACCAATTAAAATGGTAACGATAACTTTTACAAGTGGGTGAAAACATGTCGAAAACCGTACATGATTCCATGATTCGCGACATACGATTAGCTCCTTCGGGACAATTGAAAATCGACTGGGTAGCCGCACATATGCCGCTGCTCAATTCGGTGAAAGAACAATTTGAAAAAGACAAACCATTCGCGGGAAAAAGAGTGACCATTTGTCTGCATCTCGAAGCGAAAACGGCTTACCTCGGAAAAGTGATTCAGGCGGGTGGTGCGGAAGTGGCGATGGTGGCTTCCAATCCCTTGTCTACTCAAGACGATGTGGTCGCCGCACTCGCAGATAGCGGGATTTACGTATATGCGTGGCATGGAGCGACGGCGGAAGAGTACAAAATGCATCTGAACAAAGGACTGGATTTTCAGCCGGATGCCTTAATTGATGACGGGGGCGATCTCGTTTCGACGCTTCACCATGAGCGGATCGAACAGACGAAGAAGATCATAGGGGGAGCGGAAGAAACGACGACCGGCATCATTCGTTTGCGTGCGATGGAGAAAGAAGGGAAGCTGAATTTCCCGATGATCGCCGTCAATGATGCGTATTGCAAGTACCTTTTTGATAACCGATACGGTACGGGCCAGTCGGTATGGGATGCGATCATGCGCTCCACGAATCTGGTTGTCGCAGGGAAAACGGTGGTTGTGATCGGTTACGGTTGGTGCGGCAAAGGCGTGGCGATGCGTGCCAAAGGGTTGGGGGCCAAAGTCATCGTGACCGAGGTGGATCCGATCAAGGCGGTCGAAGCAGTGATGGACGGATTCCAGGTCATGCCAATGATCGAAGCCGCCAAAAGGGGTGACTTTTTCATCACGGTGACGGGCAACAAGGATTGCATTACGGCGGAACATTTTTACGTCATGAAAGATGGTGCGATCCTTGCCAACGCCGGCCATTTTGATGTGGAGATCAACAAAATCGACCTCAACAACATGGCCAAAAACGTCCGTAAAGTGAGAAATAACATCGAAGAGTTTACGTTTGCCGACGGCAGGAAAGTATATCTGTTGGCGGAAGGCCGATTGGTGAATCTTGCGGCAGGTGACGGGCATCCGGCGGAAGTCATGGATATGACATTCGCGTTGCAAGCATTGTCCCTGCGTTACATTGTGGAACATCAAGGGCAATTGGAGAACCGAGTCTATTCTGTCCCCGAGGAACTGGATCGCCACGTGGCGGAACTGCGCTTGCAGACATGGGGCATCGAGATCGATGAATTGACAGAGGAACAGGTCCGCTATTTAGAGTCCTGGGTAGAGTAAAGAAGACTACTGGCATATGTCTCTTCGCGCAGGATGCAGCGTCCGGATATCGATCGATGAAGCGGAAGCAACCAGTACGTAACTCCCTTCCTCTCACATATGCTAATCAAAAGATCAGAGAAGAGAGGGAGGAAACGTCATGCGGAAACGGGTAGGACTCACGGGTCTTCTTCATCATTTGAACCCGGATGTCAAGGGCGTCTTTGTCGGTGAGGGCTATACGAGTGCTCTTGCGAAGGCGGGGGTCCTTCCTCTGGTGATTCCTTATCTTTACGAAGAAGATGAGATTCACGCACTGGCGGAGAATCTCGACGGACTCGTATTGACAGGAGGAGAGGATGTAGATCCTACGCGGTTTGGGGAGGAACCCTTACCCGGTCTTGGAGAGGTTTCTCCTGAGCGTGACGATTTGGAATATCGATTAGTCCGGGCGTTTATGGAAAGGGACAAACCGATCCTCGGGATCTGTCGCGGTATGCAAGTCTTGAATGCGGCACTGGGCGGTACCTTATGGCAGGATCTTTCCCGCCAGAAAAAGCGGGTGCTTCAGCATAGGCAGAACGCTCCCAGATGGCATCTGTCCCATCATGTATTCGTGTATGAGGGTACACGTTTGGCGAGTATACTTGGCAGTAGCGAGATCAAGGTCAATAGCTTTCATCATCAGGCGGTGAAAGATGTCGCTCCCGGTTTCATCGTATCTGCCGTTTCGGCGGACGGGGTTATCGAGGCGTTCGAAAGCCGCGAACACCGCTTCATTCTTGGAGTACAATGGCATCCGGAGAATTTGTGGCGCAAACATCCCTTGTTTTACTCCCTGTTTTCCGCATTTGTCGATGCGGTGCAACAATCTTGTTAAGCGAGGGTGATGGCCGTTCTTCAACCGGTTCAGGGAGAACGAGCACGGATGGAAAGAGGAGCAACCACCTCTTCATATGTGTTTTTGCTGAAACGGGGGATCCCTCTGTGTACGAGTGGAAGAGATTTCAGAATCGAGTACGTCGCGCGATCGTCCATATCCACGATGAGCTTGTCAGAGTCAGACGCGATCTGCACGCCCATCCGGAATTGGCGTTTCAGGAAGTGCGTACCGCCGGAATCGTTGCCTCCTGTCTTTCGCGTTTAGGACTTGAAGTACGGACGGGTGTGGCGAAAACGGGGGTAGTAGGAGATTTATTCGGACGGAGATCAGGCCCTACGGTTGCGTTGCGTGCCGACATGGATGCATTGCCCATGCAAGATGAGAAAGAAGTAACTTATAAAAGCAAAGTAGATGGCTGTATGCATGCTTGCGGTCATGATGCGCATACTGCGATGATGCTCGGAGCTGCGGTCGTTCTCGCGGAGATGCGTGAAGAGTTGCCCGGGCATGTCCGATTTCTTTTTCAGCCCGCGGAAGAGGGGCCCGGCGGGGCTCTTCCCATGATCGAAGAAGGAGCGCTCGAAGGGGTTGACGTGATTTTTGCCCAACATGTCAACCCCTCCCTTGAAACGGGGTATGTAGCGGTTTCCGATGGTCCGGCAATGGCGGCTGTAGACGATTTTTGCCTGACCATTCACGGGAAGGGAGGACATGCCGCTTACCCGCACATGGCGACCGATGCCATACAGATCGCCGCTCAAGTGATTGTCGGCTTGCAGCCGTTGATTTCCCGTCAAGTGGACCCGTTTGAGCCGGCGGTTGTTACGATCGGCACGATCGAAGGCGGAAAAGCGGAGAATATCGTTGCCGACCAAGTGTCCATGCGGGGCACGATCCGTACGTTCAATCGTCTGTTACGCAGTGAAATTCCCAAGCGGATCGAAGAGATAGTGGGCGGAATCACATCCGCATATGGCGGACGATTTGAACTGAACATACGACCGGGTTATCCGGCACTGATTAACCCTTCCGAAGAAGTGAAAAGAATCACCCAAGTCGCGGAGGAAGTAGTGGGAGCTAATCATCTGTTACTTGCTCCTCCGTCTATGGGAAGTGAAGATTTTGCTTTTTACCTGGAAGAAGTGCCCGGATGTATGTGGTGGCTCGGAGCGATGCCTGCCTATGCATCGATAGGGGAATTGACGTTGCACCATCCCCGTTTCGATATCGACGAACGGGCGCTGGCTTATGGCGTCGAAATGCTTGTGATGAGCACGCTCGCTTATTTCTTCCCCGATTTTGCAACATCCTAAGGAACAACCTTAGCGATGTTTTTTTATTGGCGCAGAAGTAGGAGTGTTGTAGAATATTTGTTGTCGATTGGTATCGAATCATGGGAGCGTGGATGATTTGCAAGGATTATTGGACGCCATCACTGGCGGTGGACATATCAGTATCGGGCGCCTCTTCATCATTTTCTTCTTGATCGCGCTCACCAATATTTTTGACACGTCTGCGTATGCGTCTCGCCTGGCGGGGGTACGGACGAAACGGTTGGCGATCTCCAATACGTTATATGCGATGGTGACGGTCGGATCCCGCACGACGACGTTTATCTATCTGCCTACGGTGGGTGGAATCACCGACTTTGCAAGAAAATACTCGTTCGATCCCTTCTGGTCGCTGAGTTTGATTCTGTGGGGGGCGGCCGTCGGTACGGCGATCGGAATCTTTCTCATGCCATCGATGGTCAATTTTTATAGTCTAGGGATCGAATGCATGGATGAACGGGGGACGGCGCTCCGTGTCATGCGCTATCTTTTTACTACAAAAGAAGGGTTGCTCAAGGTTGCCCGTTGTTATCAGAAACCGACTCTTGCGATGATGAAGAGAATCGATATTCGCGATAAAGAAACCCCGAAGGATCTGTATTACCTGAATTCCCTGTTATATGCGTTATTCACGGTCGGGCCGATTGCCGCCTTATATGCGGGTGTCCTGAGGGCCGATCATGTCACGAGCGCCAATATGCTCTCGGGGGCGATTAATTCGGTGGCTGCGATTCTCTTGCTCTTTATGGTTGATCCTCGATCGGCGTTGATCGTCGACCGCGGGATCGCCCGCAAGATTTCCATGGATACGGTAAAGACAACGATGGTCATGCTTGCGGTTGGGCGCTTAACAGGGGCCGTGTTAGCACAGCTTGTTTTGTACCCGGGAGCACATTTTGTCGCTTTTGTCGCACGTTTCTTCTAACCGATAGGATCACGCGATAACATTCGCCAAGTGAGAGCCAAGAAACCCACCGCTTGAACAGAAGGGTGGGTTTCTTCTCTTCGAAAGGGATAAACATTGAGCAAAAAGGACGACATGTATTTCCATGTTTTTAAGTGGTTACTTTTCATTTAAGATATATCGAATGACCCTTGTTGTAATGTTAAATCTCTTACTCAACAATTGCCTGTTTCCTCGTGTCTCGGATAACCCTTTTTCAATTATTTTTCTTCCGATTTCCCCTTCCATTTGTCTGATCCGCTTCATAATTTTTTTCAGATCCATCTGCTCGACATGGCTTAAACCATTGACCAGATTTTGCACGAATTGATGGATTTCTTTCTCGATAAATTCATCGATTTGCTTTGCAACCGACATCTCTTTGTCTGGATTTTCCGCTCTGTTAACCAGATATTGGGGGAGATGATCCGCCCTTAATCTCTTACAGTCATGAATGACATGTGTTTGATTGAGTACGTTAAGGAGTTGTCTCACGTTGCCTGGCCAATCGTACATTTTTAGAATCTCAATGGTATCCGAATCCAGTCTGCACTCGCCGCCATATTTTTTGTCAAGATAGTACTGAGCGATTAACGGAATATCTTCGCGTCTTTCCCGCAAAGGGGGGAGTGATAATTTCACTCCCTCCAACCGGTACAAAAGATCAGCGCGAAAGCGTTTGTTTTCAACCTCGGATTCCAAGTTTCGATTCGTAGCTGAGATGACCCGCACATTGCTTTTTTGTATCTCTTCACTTCCTACCCTCATAAACTCTCCCGTCTCTAATACGCGCAACAATTTTACCTGGATGGAAGTCGGCGCCTCTCCGATCTCATCCAGGAAGAGAGTCCCGTTATTCGCCAGCTCGAAATACCCCTTGCGGCTCTTGATCGCTCCGGAAAAAGCGCCTTTTTCGTGCCCGAACAGTTCGCTTTCCAGCAGGGATTCTGGTACCGCCCCGCAATTGATCCCCACAAACGGGTATTGTGCTCGCAGGCTGGAGCCGTGAATGAAGCGCGCCATCAATTCCTTACCGGTTCCTGTCTCTCCCTCGATCAAAATGTTGATCGCTTTCTTGGCGAGCTTTTCTGCAACGGTAAGAACTTTATGCAAGGGACTCGAAGACGAAAAAATAATCCCGTACTTAGCTGCTTCCGTAAACAGTTTTTCATCATGGGCAACAGGGGGAGTTAACACGGAATTGATGATGTTTTCCAGACTCTCCAAGTCATCAAACGGCTTTTCCAGATAGTCTTTCGCACCCGCCTGAATAGCCATCACAGCTGATTTGACCGTACTGTAACCGGTCATAATCAGGACTTCGCAGGCAGGGTATTTCGCTTTAATCTTTGATAATAAATCCAATCCATTGGCATCAGGCAGCTTCAAATCAACGAGAGCCATATGAAACGTGGATGGATGTCGGAGCAGTAGATCCTCCACTTCTCTCCCTGAATTCGCAACCACTACGTCACAATTCTTATCTTCCAAGAAATAACGAAAAAATGATGTCACTTCGATTTCATCATCAACGACAAGCACGCTCTTCACTTTATTCCACTCCTTCACTCTCTTGGATCGGAAGCAGGAGGGAAAACTGACTATACTCATTCACCTTGCTGTCTACCAGCAGCTTTCCTCCGTGGGATTCGGCAATGCCGAGACTCACAGAAAGGCCAAGACCGGTGCCCTTCATTTTTTCCTTTGTCGTAAAAAAAGGGTTGAATATTTGAGAGATATCTTCTTCTTCAATTCCAACCCCGTTGTCGCGAACATAAATCGAAACGTATGGCCGCTCCTCCAAACTCGCAAGGCAGGTTCCAATGATGATTTCCGGATCGCTTTTTTCTTGAACGGCGTCTTTTGCATTGAGAAGAAGGTTGATCAAAACCTGTTCGATTTGATTGCGGCTCCCTCGAACAGGAGGCAGTGTTCGATCAATGTCTTTCTGAATGGAAATTCCGGAAACAGCCAGTTGATATCCGATCAATCCCAACACATCTTCAATCAAATCGGGAAGATCAATGGTTTCGAATTGATACTCTTCTTGTCTCGAGAATGTTAATAAGTTTTGTATGATTTTTTTGCTTCGAAGGCCGCATTGATAAATATCCTCCAACATTTTTCCCGGGCGCCCTTCTTTAATCTCCCGCATGAGAAGCTGGACATGTCCGAGAATTGCGGTCAGGGGACTGTTCAGTTCATGGGCGATTCCCGCGGCCATCTCTCCCAACGCGGCCAATTTTGCGGATTGGATCAGTTGGGCTTCAATTTTGACTTTCTCACTCACATCTTTAAACAGGAGGATGTTTTCGATGGAGACTCGCACATGTTCCCCCATCGTCTTATAAAGTTCCAGATCCTCTCGGGGATACTCCACTCGATTTCGATTCAAGAGGGTAAGAAATCCATATATTTTTCCCGATTGATTTTGCAAACAAACGGAAGTGCCATAATGATCAGGCATTTCTTTTTTAAGCAACTTTTTAAATTCTCCGACGGATAGGGCCGTCTTTGTTTGAATGGATCGTTTCACGAAGTGACAAGACCAGTCCGTCGCATCCGGTTGAGAAATATAAAATAAGAGCTCGGATTTGTCGATAAGAGTCAGCACAAACCGGTCGAAAGAAAGAACTTGAGAAAACTGGGCGGCTAAATAGTTGCTGACTTCTTCCCATGATTTTTCCACATGAATCTGGGTTAATCGGTTAATCACTTCTAACTGTTTATTCTTTTTCTGCAGTTCTCCAACGATGGCGTTTAATTCGCTGTAATAACTTTTTCGCGAAGATTGGATCCCTATCAACTTGTCGATCAACTCTTGTTTTCCGCGCATCAGCATTCACTCCCAAGTGCTTTGCGGAACAACATCTTCACATCTGAAGCCTCCATATCCCGTGGATTTGTAATCATACAGGCATCATGAACCGCATTATGGCTCAAAAAATCAAGCTGTTCTTCTTTCAAGTTCACATTTGACAGGGAATTAGGGATGCCGATGTCGCTTGCCAGTTCTTTTACGGCTTTGATCGCCAGTCTGGCTGCTTCTGTCAAGCTGAGACCGTTCACGTTCTCCCCGAAAGCTGCGGCGATATTTTTGTACTTCTCGGGAGAAGAGATCAAATTATACTCCAGCACATAAGGCAGTAATGTCGCATTGACTTCGCCGTGAGGGAGGTCCAGTAAACCGCCCAGTTGATGGGACATGGCATGGACCGCTCCCAAGATCGCGTTCGAGAAAGCGATGCCGGCTTGCAGGCTAGCCATGGCCATAGCTTCTTTTGCTTCACGATTGTGTTGGCTTGCCACCGAAGGCCGAAGGTATTTGGTAATTAAGCGAATCGCTTGTAATGAATATTCTTCCGTTAACGGAGTGGCGGCCAAAGAGATATAGGATTCGATGGCATGTGTAAGTGCGTCCATTCCGGTATTTGCAGTTAAACGAGCATCTTTTGTCATGAGGGTTTGAGGGTCAATGATAGCGATGTCGGGAATTAACGACTTGGAGATAATCGTCATTTTCA contains the following coding sequences:
- the pabB gene encoding aminodeoxychorismate synthase component I encodes the protein MTEWYQEPFLLFDFADGQKGPERIIFSDPVKVIEAHCVEEVVPAIQSVQEGVQAGYYAVGYIAYEAAPAFDPAFVVREGTELPLLWFGLFREPQRSVRIETEGEYHLTDWQPSISQDAYNRHIQIIRDAISRGETYQVNYTMRLRAAFEKDDLAFYHRLLAAQQANYSAYLNLGRFRILSASPELFFRREGDRIITKPMKGTAKRGRFWEEDQKQREWLAHSEKNQAENLMIVDLLRNDLARIAETGSVEVPHLFEIERYPTVFQMTSTVTAKVPPHVTLRDIFSVLFPCGSITGAPKVKTMEWIAELEDSPRGVYCGTIGFVKPNGDAVFNVAIRTVVVDKQKGTAEYGVGGGITYDSTAEGEYLEALAKAALLTEQWPAFELLETMRLENGEYQLLERHLQRLCASANYFQIPLNLADIRETLKQHVRQYPNEKRRVRLLVSQKGEARVESTGLQELHQDSMPVRIAGTPVSTKDRFLYHKTTHRTMYDVRRKEHGDVFDVLLRNEQGEITEFTMGNIVVEINGQKWTPPRECGLLAGTLRAELLERGEIQERVITLSDLKRAEKVWFINSVRGWVPVHFVSDVQ
- a CDS encoding competence protein CoiA, giving the protein MQRALMGEQEILLCDPRWDGKREELKAWDKEGLFSCPYCGLPLTLVWGTVRFRHFRHPSGNLCMISKNEPETREHILGKMRLYEQAVRWFPQALRIEMEYRLPNGERIADVYVEDRDGRAYVFEYQRVRIPEKEFLERRASYRQMGVCDIWVFGENLLQNKGHQRDRNGKKTPVEWFSFDGMIRAALDPAPFEWIYAALVREEFGKYTEILGSLSFYDPNEDCFTLLRGVFPRQGSSVIYGAYRSWSTALTHIDWKDGLMLKEDCLFLKENREHARMLLEKQKYMMDQEETARQQQIRLHQQALAAPEQVWCERVNERYGYDLFHRYAASRQLAIQTERVRAFKCQPDSIPVARSIWESLRKEVSVEKIWSPFFNLPVANDIVFQVPRFIWQMLLYVRLIHERSGKSFSFRQVQELLRDSGIVYALDIGFKITLTASARRLAEKNRNSIQRYVHPEHYVLLDYLDVLCFLGVLQKKASTYQDGYWKYRVVRDHMPVLQKKELEHARALVLIGRANPQKPLWDPVLDQPIGNYVEMFGSVNGG
- a CDS encoding gamma-glutamyl-gamma-aminobutyrate hydrolase family protein; amino-acid sequence: MRKRVGLTGLLHHLNPDVKGVFVGEGYTSALAKAGVLPLVIPYLYEEDEIHALAENLDGLVLTGGEDVDPTRFGEEPLPGLGEVSPERDDLEYRLVRAFMERDKPILGICRGMQVLNAALGGTLWQDLSRQKKRVLQHRQNAPRWHLSHHVFVYEGTRLASILGSSEIKVNSFHHQAVKDVAPGFIVSAVSADGVIEAFESREHRFILGVQWHPENLWRKHPLFYSLFSAFVDAVQQSC
- a CDS encoding M20 metallopeptidase family protein, which encodes MYEWKRFQNRVRRAIVHIHDELVRVRRDLHAHPELAFQEVRTAGIVASCLSRLGLEVRTGVAKTGVVGDLFGRRSGPTVALRADMDALPMQDEKEVTYKSKVDGCMHACGHDAHTAMMLGAAVVLAEMREELPGHVRFLFQPAEEGPGGALPMIEEGALEGVDVIFAQHVNPSLETGYVAVSDGPAMAAVDDFCLTIHGKGGHAAYPHMATDAIQIAAQVIVGLQPLISRQVDPFEPAVVTIGTIEGGKAENIVADQVSMRGTIRTFNRLLRSEIPKRIEEIVGGITSAYGGRFELNIRPGYPALINPSEEVKRITQVAEEVVGANHLLLAPPSMGSEDFAFYLEEVPGCMWWLGAMPAYASIGELTLHHPRFDIDERALAYGVEMLVMSTLAYFFPDFATS
- a CDS encoding adenosylhomocysteinase — its product is MSKTVHDSMIRDIRLAPSGQLKIDWVAAHMPLLNSVKEQFEKDKPFAGKRVTICLHLEAKTAYLGKVIQAGGAEVAMVASNPLSTQDDVVAALADSGIYVYAWHGATAEEYKMHLNKGLDFQPDALIDDGGDLVSTLHHERIEQTKKIIGGAEETTTGIIRLRAMEKEGKLNFPMIAVNDAYCKYLFDNRYGTGQSVWDAIMRSTNLVVAGKTVVVIGYGWCGKGVAMRAKGLGAKVIVTEVDPIKAVEAVMDGFQVMPMIEAAKRGDFFITVTGNKDCITAEHFYVMKDGAILANAGHFDVEINKIDLNNMAKNVRKVRNNIEEFTFADGRKVYLLAEGRLVNLAAGDGHPAEVMDMTFALQALSLRYIVEHQGQLENRVYSVPEELDRHVAELRLQTWGIEIDELTEEQVRYLESWVE
- a CDS encoding lipid II flippase family protein translates to MQGLLDAITGGGHISIGRLFIIFFLIALTNIFDTSAYASRLAGVRTKRLAISNTLYAMVTVGSRTTTFIYLPTVGGITDFARKYSFDPFWSLSLILWGAAVGTAIGIFLMPSMVNFYSLGIECMDERGTALRVMRYLFTTKEGLLKVARCYQKPTLAMMKRIDIRDKETPKDLYYLNSLLYALFTVGPIAALYAGVLRADHVTSANMLSGAINSVAAILLLFMVDPRSALIVDRGIARKISMDTVKTTMVMLAVGRLTGAVLAQLVLYPGAHFVAFVARFF